Proteins encoded in a region of the Cryomorphaceae bacterium 1068 genome:
- a CDS encoding alpha/beta hydrolase-fold protein: MKRLINLIIVLSLYQNLCFGQTNNSIDSSTNQINIGIRDQVYSQILGEEREVLIHVPESRIYGLKYPVIYLLDGEFHFESVYGIMRSNAISRLIPEMIIVAIPNTDRYRDLSTSHIGDDSNSSGGAENFTKFITNELIPYVDSTYPTVSHRTLIGHSLGGLVVVNALLNHSTFFDNYLAIDPSLGWDNQKLLNEGRLQVKEGNYENKALYVAIANTINNGKLTDMNFEDALKDTTTATLHLRSIHEFSELAKSNDQLASKWKYYPDETHGTVPIVAEHHALRFLFSWFKFEDWDEFYAPEPKLSGKELVGLIESHFNIISEKLGYTYLPEEYEINRLAYMFLGRNDFERAFPFFELNVKNYPDSPNSYDSIGDYYISISDSANAIKCLSKSLELGGVDGTKQKLEELKKGK; this comes from the coding sequence ATGAAGAGATTAATTAATTTGATAATAGTATTAAGCTTATATCAGAACCTTTGTTTTGGTCAGACCAATAACAGCATAGATTCTAGTACAAATCAGATTAATATAGGCATTCGAGATCAGGTATATTCCCAAATCTTAGGTGAAGAAAGGGAAGTATTGATTCACGTCCCAGAGTCACGTATATACGGACTAAAATACCCAGTAATCTATTTATTGGATGGTGAGTTTCATTTTGAATCCGTTTATGGAATTATGAGGTCCAATGCCATCAGCAGACTAATACCAGAGATGATAATAGTGGCTATTCCAAATACAGATAGATATAGAGATTTATCCACCTCTCATATTGGGGATGACTCAAACTCGTCAGGGGGTGCTGAGAACTTTACCAAGTTTATTACTAATGAGTTGATTCCATATGTCGACAGCACGTATCCTACAGTATCTCACAGAACTTTGATTGGACATTCGCTTGGTGGTTTAGTTGTAGTAAATGCCCTATTGAACCACTCCACATTTTTCGATAATTACTTAGCAATTGACCCAAGCCTTGGATGGGATAATCAGAAATTACTAAATGAAGGAAGACTTCAAGTTAAAGAGGGTAATTATGAAAATAAGGCACTATATGTAGCCATTGCAAACACAATAAATAATGGCAAATTAACTGATATGAATTTTGAAGATGCATTGAAAGATACGACAACTGCTACACTTCATTTAAGGTCAATTCATGAGTTTTCTGAGTTGGCTAAATCTAATGATCAGTTAGCTTCGAAGTGGAAGTATTATCCAGATGAAACTCACGGAACAGTTCCTATTGTTGCCGAACATCATGCTCTTAGATTTCTATTTTCTTGGTTTAAATTTGAAGATTGGGACGAATTCTACGCTCCTGAACCAAAACTTTCGGGCAAAGAACTAGTAGGATTGATTGAGTCTCATTTTAACATTATTTCAGAGAAACTAGGATATACTTATCTCCCTGAGGAATATGAAATTAACAGGTTGGCCTATATGTTTTTGGGTAGAAACGATTTTGAAAGAGCATTCCCCTTCTTTGAATTAAACGTAAAAAATTACCCTGACAGTCCAAATAGTTATGATTCTATCGGAGATTACTATATCAGTATTTCTGATTCAGCAAATGCTATAAAATGTTTATCCAAGTCGTTAGAGTTAGGGGGAGTCGATGGTACTAAACAAAAATTGGAGGAATTGAAAAAAGGAAAATAA
- a CDS encoding DUF4345 domain-containing protein: MTLEKAQKSLLILAGIGLIPIALGYGFMPEKTLTPLYGFDVENVNLKHIMRAVMGLYFGQIIIWFLGVSSTKLRMPAMYCLVVFMLGLAAGRVLSLILDGVAHWLLIVYLVLELTIGLIGLSLIRKENKTK; encoded by the coding sequence ATGACACTAGAAAAAGCTCAAAAATCGCTTTTAATTTTAGCTGGTATTGGATTAATTCCGATTGCTTTAGGATATGGTTTTATGCCAGAAAAAACATTAACCCCTCTTTATGGATTTGATGTCGAAAACGTAAATCTAAAACACATCATGAGAGCTGTAATGGGGTTGTATTTTGGACAAATAATTATTTGGTTTCTAGGAGTTTCTAGTACCAAATTGAGAATGCCTGCGATGTATTGTTTGGTTGTATTTATGCTAGGCTTGGCAGCTGGGAGAGTATTAAGCCTTATTCTGGATGGAGTTGCACATTGGCTATTGATTGTTTACTTGGTTTTAGAATTAACTATTGGCTTAATTGGGTTAAGTTTGATTAGGAAGGAAAACAAAACAAAGTAA
- a CDS encoding sulfurtransferase — translation MKPKRHTLISAAELAPHVGRRSIVLIDARGGKDPKEAYEQKHIKGARYVDLEYELSDIKKDLSKGGRHPLPTPRAFGKVLGRLGITPQSRVVVYDDQGGANAAARFWWMLRSIGHRRVQVLNGGLQAAERENIPMSSTAPRFEPAPPYPAKEWQWPTATMADVRTMQKEREADKSWYKMKYNVIMDAREDHRYRGQSEPIDLVAGSISYAINTPYTDTMNEQGMMLPTAEIREKYEDFLWDCSPMVCCGSGVTACHLILALESARFEPPALYVGGWSEYSRNKNKAMLSESDEIWNEKEKRNEVFTKYGTVPDLHVEESRVSYRIDL, via the coding sequence ATGAAACCAAAACGACACACCCTTATCTCAGCCGCTGAGTTGGCACCGCATGTAGGCCGCAGAAGCATAGTACTGATAGATGCCCGTGGCGGCAAGGACCCCAAAGAAGCCTACGAACAGAAACACATCAAAGGAGCTCGCTACGTGGACTTGGAGTATGAACTATCCGATATAAAGAAAGACCTCTCCAAAGGAGGTCGGCATCCCCTGCCCACGCCACGCGCTTTTGGCAAGGTATTGGGTCGGTTGGGCATTACGCCTCAATCGCGCGTGGTGGTCTACGACGATCAGGGCGGAGCCAATGCCGCGGCCCGCTTTTGGTGGATGCTGCGCTCCATCGGTCATAGGCGCGTGCAGGTGCTCAACGGTGGCCTCCAAGCCGCCGAAAGGGAGAATATACCCATGAGCAGCACTGCACCCCGCTTTGAACCTGCCCCGCCCTACCCCGCCAAAGAATGGCAATGGCCCACAGCCACTATGGCCGATGTGCGCACCATGCAGAAGGAACGGGAGGCTGATAAGAGCTGGTATAAGATGAAATACAATGTGATCATGGACGCACGGGAAGACCACCGCTACAGGGGACAGTCAGAACCGATAGATTTGGTAGCCGGCAGTATTTCTTATGCTATCAATACTCCCTACACGGATACTATGAACGAACAGGGCATGATGCTGCCTACTGCTGAAATAAGGGAGAAGTACGAGGATTTTCTTTGGGATTGCAGTCCTATGGTTTGCTGCGGCTCGGGTGTTACGGCCTGTCACCTTATCCTGGCTTTGGAGTCGGCGCGCTTTGAGCCTCCTGCACTGTATGTAGGCGGCTGGAGTGAGTACAGCCGAAACAAGAATAAGGCAATGCTGTCTGAATCGGATGAGATATGGAATGAGAAAGAGAAACGCAATGAGGTATTTACAAAGTATGGCACGGTACCCGACTTGCACGTCGAGGAAAGCAGAGTATCTTATAGGATTGACCTATAA
- a CDS encoding TIR domain-containing protein, whose product MAKKKVFISYDYDNDRHFKNLLLAWDGNRQFDFSISDHSADVSINSTRATTIKAVLSRKINECSRFLIIVGKSTYRSNWVNWEIEKAHSLGKKIIAVKTDRSNTTPLGLYGIGVSWAMSFTHLSITNAINNA is encoded by the coding sequence ATGGCAAAAAAGAAAGTATTTATAAGCTACGATTACGACAATGATAGACATTTTAAGAACCTGTTATTGGCTTGGGATGGAAATCGACAGTTTGATTTTTCAATTAGCGATCACTCTGCTGATGTATCAATCAATAGTACTAGGGCAACAACCATTAAGGCGGTTTTGAGTAGAAAAATTAATGAATGCTCCAGATTCTTAATAATTGTAGGTAAAAGTACCTACAGAAGCAATTGGGTTAATTGGGAAATTGAAAAAGCTCATTCGCTCGGTAAAAAAATAATTGCTGTAAAAACCGATCGCTCAAACACAACTCCTTTAGGGTTATATGGTATAGGTGTTAGTTGGGCTATGTCATTTACACATTTATCTATTACCAACGCTATAAATAATGCCTGA
- a CDS encoding fibronectin type III domain-containing protein has translation MRNRFAALPVLSGNCGGNVANAFINQIIMYKVKMSVARLNPTALIDFTEKLIARMTGNANFADPQPSLADLTAKKDELDALVIAADDGTRQDRFDRNQAATELKDMIRVLANYVSMVAAGDGSIILSSGFKIRNTSEPVPPLSVPQSLKAMYTDHRGMIELDWARVENALNYQVLMSTDPALPLSDWTAVALTSRSKAEISNLNRGQTYWFKVQAVGRTDKSGFSDPAEIMAA, from the coding sequence ATGCGTAACCGTTTCGCAGCCCTTCCCGTTTTATCAGGCAACTGCGGCGGCAACGTAGCCAATGCTTTTATAAATCAAATTATCATGTACAAAGTGAAGATGAGCGTAGCGCGGCTCAACCCAACAGCGCTGATTGACTTCACGGAAAAATTAATCGCACGGATGACGGGGAATGCAAACTTTGCCGATCCGCAACCTTCGCTCGCAGACCTTACCGCGAAGAAGGATGAGCTCGACGCGCTGGTTATAGCAGCTGACGACGGTACGAGGCAGGACAGGTTTGACCGCAATCAGGCGGCCACTGAACTGAAGGATATGATACGGGTGCTGGCAAATTATGTAAGTATGGTGGCAGCCGGCGATGGTAGCATCATCTTGTCATCGGGGTTTAAAATCAGAAATACGTCGGAGCCCGTGCCGCCGCTTAGCGTGCCCCAATCGCTTAAGGCGATGTACACCGACCACAGGGGTATGATCGAGCTGGATTGGGCCCGTGTGGAGAATGCGTTGAACTACCAGGTGTTGATGTCTACCGACCCGGCTTTGCCCTTATCGGACTGGACAGCTGTGGCGCTTACCTCGCGAAGCAAAGCAGAAATAAGCAACCTTAACCGCGGGCAGACTTACTGGTTTAAAGTGCAGGCCGTGGGCCGCACGGACAAGAGTGGTTTCAGCGACCCTGCAGAAATCATGGCTGCCTGA
- a CDS encoding NAD-dependent epimerase/dehydratase family protein: MQIDKTKPILITGATGYVAGWLVKRLLEEGMTVHAAVRNPENKEKLAHLESIASNSSGQIKYFKSDLLQDGSYAEAMDGCELVFHTASPFTTDVKDPQKELIDPAVKGTENVLEQANKTPSVKRVVLTSSCAAIYTDCSDLELTPNGVFTEEIWNTTASLNHQPYSYSKTLAEREAWRIQAEQTRWDLVAVNPSMVMGPSLNAKTNTSESMNLLKQLGDGTMKSGVPNAGVGVVDVRDLTEAHYQAGFRPTAEGRHIVSGHNSNFLELAQILNMDFGDRYPVPKKALPKWLLMIIGPIVNKVVTRRWVRNNINMNWKADNTKSKKELGVTYRPLQETMYAGFEQLIESGVLKKK; the protein is encoded by the coding sequence ATGCAAATAGATAAGACGAAACCTATCCTGATTACAGGTGCTACGGGCTATGTGGCGGGCTGGCTGGTAAAAAGACTTTTGGAAGAAGGAATGACAGTGCACGCAGCCGTTAGAAATCCCGAAAACAAAGAAAAGCTAGCACATTTAGAGTCAATAGCTTCAAATTCGAGCGGACAGATCAAGTATTTCAAATCTGACTTATTGCAAGACGGTTCTTATGCTGAGGCAATGGATGGCTGCGAATTGGTCTTCCATACGGCATCGCCTTTCACCACTGATGTGAAAGACCCACAAAAGGAATTGATCGATCCGGCTGTAAAAGGTACCGAAAATGTTTTGGAGCAAGCCAATAAAACACCATCGGTGAAACGAGTAGTTCTAACCAGTAGTTGTGCTGCGATATACACTGATTGCAGTGATTTGGAGCTTACGCCAAATGGTGTGTTTACAGAAGAAATTTGGAACACAACCGCTTCTCTGAACCACCAACCTTATTCTTATTCAAAGACCCTTGCAGAGAGGGAAGCTTGGCGCATTCAGGCAGAGCAAACACGATGGGATTTGGTAGCAGTGAATCCGAGCATGGTTATGGGCCCGTCGCTGAATGCGAAAACCAATACTTCGGAAAGTATGAATTTGCTCAAGCAGTTGGGTGATGGAACCATGAAGTCGGGTGTGCCCAATGCAGGTGTGGGAGTTGTAGATGTGCGTGATTTGACCGAAGCTCATTATCAAGCAGGCTTCAGGCCTACTGCCGAAGGAAGACATATCGTAAGTGGTCATAACTCGAATTTTTTGGAATTGGCACAGATTCTTAACATGGATTTTGGCGACCGTTATCCCGTTCCCAAAAAGGCCTTACCCAAATGGTTACTCATGATTATAGGTCCTATTGTAAATAAGGTAGTGACACGAAGATGGGTGAGAAATAATATCAATATGAATTGGAAAGCGGATAACACCAAGAGTAAGAAGGAGCTTGGCGTTACCTACAGACCTTTGCAGGAGACCATGTATGCGGGGTTTGAGCAGTTGATCGAATCGGGAGTTCTGAAAAAGAAGTAG
- a CDS encoding DEAD/DEAH box helicase translates to MTFEQLKLIPNILKSLRDENYTSPTDIQAQAIPLILDGEDVLGSAQTGTGKTAAFAIPIIQHLEQDQDRAHGRRKILSLIVTPTRELAIQIGESFDAYARYTNVKTTVVFGGVSQGSQTNALRSGVDVLVATPGRLLDLMDQGYISLNDVKYFVLDEADRMLDMGFIHDIKKLLKKLPRERQSLFFSATMPKSILKLSNEILRNPKKVEVSPVSSTAETIQQKLYMTNKSSKKELLLHLLKDPDLDQVLLFSRTKHGADRIVRDLRKKRIESAAIHGDKSQGQRQRALSEFKDGKIRLLVATDIAARGIDIDKLRYVINYDIPNEPETYVHRIGRCGRAGEEGVSISICEPEENAYVRDIEKLTRQTIEVVKDNPFPQTDRPMNAQEKKEAEKEKQRRKQEFFANRKKNKENGGGRGRRNSGGQNRGRR, encoded by the coding sequence ATGACATTCGAACAATTAAAGTTAATACCCAACATCCTCAAATCATTGAGGGATGAAAACTACACTTCACCTACCGATATACAAGCTCAAGCCATCCCGCTCATTTTAGATGGAGAGGATGTGCTAGGCAGTGCTCAAACGGGAACAGGGAAAACAGCAGCGTTTGCAATTCCCATTATTCAACATTTAGAACAAGATCAAGACAGAGCTCACGGACGACGCAAAATTTTATCGTTGATCGTCACCCCGACAAGGGAGCTCGCAATACAAATTGGTGAAAGCTTTGATGCATACGCGCGATATACCAACGTAAAAACGACAGTCGTTTTCGGAGGTGTTTCTCAAGGTTCTCAGACCAATGCGCTCCGCTCCGGAGTAGATGTATTGGTGGCCACTCCCGGTCGACTACTCGATCTGATGGATCAAGGTTATATCTCGCTAAACGATGTGAAGTATTTCGTTCTGGACGAAGCAGACCGTATGCTTGATATGGGGTTTATCCACGATATCAAAAAGCTTTTAAAGAAATTACCACGAGAGCGTCAATCGCTCTTTTTCTCAGCCACCATGCCGAAGAGTATTCTCAAGCTTTCTAATGAAATCTTGAGAAACCCGAAAAAGGTAGAAGTAAGTCCGGTTTCGTCAACAGCGGAGACCATTCAACAGAAACTTTATATGACCAATAAGTCGAGCAAGAAGGAATTGCTCCTCCATTTGCTCAAAGACCCCGATCTTGATCAGGTATTGCTGTTTTCGCGTACCAAGCACGGTGCCGATCGAATCGTGAGAGATCTTCGGAAGAAAAGAATTGAAAGTGCAGCCATTCATGGTGATAAGAGTCAAGGTCAGCGGCAAAGAGCCTTAAGTGAATTCAAAGACGGTAAAATCAGACTCTTGGTAGCGACGGATATTGCTGCTCGAGGTATCGATATCGACAAGCTTCGGTATGTGATAAACTATGATATCCCGAATGAGCCTGAAACCTATGTGCATCGAATTGGTCGATGTGGAAGAGCAGGAGAAGAGGGTGTTTCCATCTCCATTTGTGAGCCTGAAGAGAATGCATATGTTCGAGATATTGAGAAGTTGACCAGGCAAACAATTGAGGTAGTTAAGGACAATCCTTTCCCGCAAACGGATAGGCCTATGAACGCTCAGGAGAAGAAAGAAGCGGAAAAAGAAAAGCAGCGTCGCAAACAAGAGTTTTTTGCCAATCGCAAGAAAAATAAGGAGAATGGTGGCGGAAGAGGGAGAAGAAATAGCGGTGGGCAAAATCGCGGAAGGCGATAG
- a CDS encoding universal stress protein, translating into MKKILVFVNFIEASQRAIDQAVAFGRMHGSEIFVSHISDGKNDPEKLKSDLQPYLDQVNEASLKSELIFKEGGFFETAIQIANGVSPDLVIVGTRGAEGFDMSLHGSAIYKLVSELPFSSLVLPTDSHVAEEGYRKVMFPVSPHPKFLKKVIETRKVLAEDGEIVVLAVLRKGVELDEDSRANLDSTMAYLKENEVKSSVIEFERENRSHGYAAITLKKVKEAGMDLVSIISNVSERNKHFGKMEKEDVLLNEQGIPVFCVNTAID; encoded by the coding sequence ATGAAAAAGATACTCGTCTTCGTCAACTTCATTGAAGCGTCACAACGCGCGATAGATCAAGCGGTAGCATTTGGCCGGATGCATGGATCTGAAATCTTTGTCAGTCATATTTCTGATGGCAAGAATGATCCCGAAAAGCTCAAGTCAGATCTACAGCCTTATTTGGATCAAGTGAACGAAGCAAGCCTTAAGTCTGAACTGATTTTTAAAGAAGGTGGATTTTTTGAAACAGCAATACAAATTGCAAACGGAGTGTCACCCGATTTGGTAATCGTTGGCACCAGAGGTGCTGAAGGCTTTGATATGAGTTTGCATGGATCAGCCATTTACAAACTGGTCAGTGAGTTGCCATTCAGCTCATTGGTTCTCCCTACCGACTCTCATGTAGCAGAAGAGGGTTATAGAAAGGTGATGTTTCCCGTCTCACCTCACCCCAAATTCTTGAAAAAGGTGATCGAGACCAGAAAAGTTCTTGCTGAAGACGGTGAGATCGTTGTACTTGCTGTGCTCAGAAAAGGGGTAGAACTCGACGAGGATTCAAGAGCCAACTTGGATTCAACAATGGCGTACCTCAAGGAAAATGAAGTGAAATCAAGTGTAATTGAATTCGAAAGAGAAAACAGAAGCCACGGCTACGCTGCCATCACTCTAAAGAAAGTCAAAGAAGCAGGAATGGATTTAGTCTCTATCATCTCCAATGTATCGGAGCGTAATAAGCACTTTGGAAAGATGGAGAAAGAAGATGTCTTACTCAATGAGCAAGGGATACCCGTGTTTTGTGTAAATACGGCAATTGACTAG
- a CDS encoding porin family protein: MKRLFLVCSLALISYQAQSQILISLLFGDKLNSPNVEFGLEGGFSWSEMNALEANKALSSFNLGLYFDIRAKNNLWIYTGLLLKSNLGVSKLSEKDLNAIEANYYGADGTYSQTLNYFVAPLFAKYRFDNHIYVTLGPQFGLLKNGLVEFETEMDDVSTVSEQTNTDKLNRFDMGFSLGTGYTLMKGKGMSIGVRYYYGLFDVYKSISGSHNSSLYLQANIRIGAGKKKSTSDN, encoded by the coding sequence ATGAAACGTCTTTTTTTAGTCTGCTCGCTCGCACTGATAAGCTATCAAGCACAATCGCAGATTTTGATTTCACTTTTATTCGGGGATAAGTTGAACTCGCCCAACGTAGAATTCGGTCTTGAAGGAGGATTTAGCTGGTCTGAAATGAATGCCCTTGAAGCAAATAAGGCCCTGTCCAGTTTTAATCTCGGCCTTTATTTTGACATTAGAGCCAAGAATAATCTTTGGATTTACACTGGCCTATTGCTGAAGTCAAATTTGGGAGTGAGCAAATTGTCAGAAAAAGACTTGAATGCAATCGAAGCCAACTACTATGGCGCAGATGGGACATACAGTCAGACGTTGAATTATTTTGTCGCTCCCCTTTTTGCGAAATACAGGTTTGACAATCATATCTATGTAACTCTTGGACCTCAATTCGGATTACTCAAAAATGGACTTGTTGAGTTTGAAACAGAAATGGATGATGTTTCAACAGTTAGCGAGCAAACCAATACGGATAAACTGAATCGCTTCGATATGGGTTTTTCTTTAGGGACGGGCTATACTCTGATGAAAGGAAAAGGAATGTCTATTGGTGTTCGGTACTATTATGGTCTTTTTGATGTTTACAAATCAATATCGGGCTCGCACAATAGCAGTTTATACCTCCAAGCCAACATTCGTATAGGAGCAGGAAAAAAGAAATCTACATCGGATAATTAA
- a CDS encoding prohibitin family protein: MKALTIRISLLCAAVVFLSSCVTIRQGTVGVKRTIGKIDEKVIPPGAKAYNPFATRIIVVPVRTENLEVNLDLPSKEGVNVNAEISILYHVEKEKATDVIGNIGMDYESTVILPVFRAAAADVSARYMAKDMHTGNRYEIETEIKEQMMKIIGDRGFVIEAVLMKSIQLPQGLYASIEDKLQAEQESQRMEWVLQKERQEAERRTIEAEGIRDANRIISEGLTPQIIQYKTIEAYRELSKSPNAKVIIGGGDQMMLMEP, encoded by the coding sequence ATGAAAGCGCTCACCATTCGAATATCGCTGCTATGTGCCGCGGTTGTTTTTCTCTCAAGTTGTGTTACTATTCGTCAAGGAACCGTAGGTGTTAAAAGGACCATCGGAAAAATTGATGAAAAGGTTATTCCTCCAGGGGCAAAAGCCTATAATCCATTTGCCACTCGCATTATCGTCGTTCCGGTTCGAACGGAAAACCTCGAAGTGAATCTAGATCTTCCATCGAAAGAAGGTGTTAATGTCAATGCAGAAATTTCTATCCTTTATCACGTCGAAAAAGAAAAAGCCACTGATGTAATCGGCAACATTGGGATGGATTATGAAAGCACGGTCATTCTTCCGGTCTTCAGGGCAGCTGCCGCTGATGTATCGGCACGTTACATGGCCAAGGATATGCACACGGGTAATCGCTACGAAATCGAAACAGAGATTAAAGAGCAAATGATGAAAATTATCGGTGATCGCGGATTTGTCATTGAAGCTGTACTCATGAAAAGTATCCAATTACCGCAGGGGTTATACGCCTCCATCGAAGACAAGCTTCAAGCCGAGCAGGAGTCGCAACGTATGGAGTGGGTGCTGCAGAAGGAGCGCCAAGAAGCTGAGCGGCGCACCATCGAAGCTGAAGGAATAAGAGATGCCAATCGCATCATTTCTGAAGGCTTGACGCCACAGATCATTCAATACAAAACCATTGAAGCCTATCGTGAACTCTCCAAGTCTCCCAATGCCAAAGTCATTATCGGTGGCGGAGATCAAATGATGCTGATGGAACCGTAG
- a CDS encoding sugar MFS transporter encodes MKSNKYTVPFAIITSLFFLWGFITVLVDSLIPRLKDVFELSYFEAGLVQFAFFLAYLLLSIPAGLILTRIGYQKGVVLGLSTMAIACLLFYPAAGERIFGLFMLAYFTLAGGMTILQVAANPYVAVLGDESKASSRLNLAQAFNSVGTTIAPIAGAAFLLSDSIKTQAEIDVLDEVAQMDYYISEASAVQGPFLWLAAAIGFLVLFFIVVPLPKIIKDHPQGGYKEVLQNRKTQLGALGIFLYVGAEVAIGSYLVSYFLDMNLVEPIRESQFMNWIASIFSGGNLQSIDGKAVVGSFVFIYWGGAMLGRFIGSLLTNVLSPSKVLAGFAVMAVLMVVISMSTAGLVSMFAILSVGLFNSIIFPTIFSLTLEGQGDLKPRISGVLCTAIFGGALISPLFGALADGLGFKLAFLLPIACYGYVWWFARRSRSAA; translated from the coding sequence GTGAAAAGCAACAAATACACCGTTCCTTTTGCCATTATCACCTCTCTCTTCTTCTTGTGGGGGTTTATTACCGTTTTAGTCGATAGCCTCATCCCGCGATTGAAGGATGTTTTTGAACTCTCCTATTTCGAGGCGGGGTTGGTTCAGTTTGCCTTCTTCTTGGCTTACCTTTTATTGTCCATTCCGGCGGGATTAATCTTAACTCGAATTGGCTACCAAAAAGGAGTAGTACTAGGTCTTTCGACAATGGCCATAGCCTGCCTCCTCTTCTACCCCGCTGCAGGAGAGCGGATTTTCGGGCTGTTCATGCTGGCCTATTTCACCCTTGCGGGTGGAATGACAATTCTGCAAGTAGCGGCTAATCCCTATGTGGCCGTTTTGGGCGATGAGTCAAAAGCCTCTAGCCGACTCAATCTGGCACAAGCATTCAATAGCGTGGGAACGACCATCGCACCGATCGCGGGCGCAGCCTTCTTGCTGAGTGACTCCATTAAGACCCAAGCTGAAATTGATGTCTTGGACGAAGTAGCTCAAATGGACTATTACATTTCAGAAGCGAGTGCCGTTCAAGGACCCTTTCTTTGGTTGGCCGCGGCAATCGGATTCTTGGTTCTATTCTTCATCGTGGTTCCCCTTCCGAAAATCATTAAAGACCATCCGCAAGGTGGCTACAAGGAGGTGTTGCAAAACAGAAAAACGCAACTTGGAGCACTTGGGATTTTTCTCTACGTGGGAGCGGAAGTGGCTATAGGAAGCTATTTGGTGAGTTACTTTCTCGACATGAATTTGGTCGAACCAATTCGCGAAAGTCAATTCATGAATTGGATAGCCTCCATTTTTTCCGGTGGAAATCTGCAGTCTATTGATGGAAAAGCAGTAGTGGGAAGTTTTGTATTCATTTATTGGGGTGGCGCCATGTTGGGGCGTTTTATCGGGAGCTTGCTAACCAATGTTCTCTCACCGAGCAAAGTACTTGCGGGTTTTGCAGTCATGGCCGTTTTGATGGTAGTGATTTCCATGAGCACCGCAGGACTCGTTTCTATGTTTGCCATCTTGTCGGTTGGGCTTTTTAACAGCATCATTTTCCCAACGATATTCTCGCTCACACTAGAAGGTCAAGGCGATTTGAAACCGCGAATTTCGGGAGTGCTTTGTACGGCTATTTTCGGAGGCGCATTGATCTCTCCGCTCTTCGGCGCATTAGCAGATGGACTTGGTTTTAAGTTGGCCTTTTTACTGCCGATTGCTTGTTACGGCTATGTTTGGTGGTTCGCAAGAAGATCTCGGTCGGCAGCGTGA
- a CDS encoding GxxExxY protein produces the protein MKKDELTSAIIGAAIEVHKTLGPGLLESVYEKSLAHELVLNGFEVKKQVWQPVHYKGIKMDQGYRLDMVVNEEAIVELKHVEVILDVHTAQVLTYLQLSKYKKALLINFNVRLLKHGIKRFVN, from the coding sequence ATGAAAAAAGATGAATTGACTTCGGCTATTATTGGAGCTGCTATTGAAGTTCATAAAACACTTGGCCCAGGTCTCCTCGAATCTGTTTATGAGAAAAGCTTAGCTCATGAATTGGTGCTAAACGGTTTTGAAGTTAAGAAACAGGTGTGGCAGCCTGTGCACTATAAAGGGATTAAGATGGATCAAGGGTATCGGCTTGATATGGTAGTAAACGAAGAAGCGATTGTTGAATTAAAGCATGTCGAAGTAATATTGGACGTTCATACTGCCCAAGTTCTAACATACCTGCAATTATCCAAGTACAAAAAAGCGTTGCTCATTAATTTTAATGTGCGACTTCTGAAGCATGGCATAAAAAGGTTTGTCAATTAA